TAGTAGTTATAACAGCTTGAGGGATTGCAGTTTGTTGAGCAGGAATCTGTTGCTCAGCCAATTGGAAATCCATCTCTATTCCATATGGCCTAGTGGTCATAGGATTCAATACCAAAATTGAAGGAATCCGAGGAGTCTCGAATTTGGAAACCATGGTAGCTTAAGCTTGAGTTGATGgatgattctgagcagccaccaAGTCTTGAATCATAGATGTCAACCTTTCAATACCAGAGCGCAAGACATCAACTTCCTTTTTCCGTTCTTGATCATCAACTGTACCATCTTCCATTCTTCGACGATGATTGGCGCAGTATTATACCGGTGCATCAACTTGACTTTCTGAGGAGAGAAGGAAGGAATGAGACTCTGACTCaggtgtgaatgtgaatgtgaatgtcacatgatgcatgtaatgcaaaatacttttcatttttaattttcaaaatatcttaaaatatcttttaagGAATTATTAAGAACTTGTAAATGTAAACACCATAAGGTAACTTGAAGAGAAAtttcattcattaataataagGGACAAGGGGCATCCTTGGTACATATAAAGGGACAAAGGTCATCAAGGGACAATCaagggtcatcgaagtaccaTTTCTTTCAAGAGTTTACAAAGGGACAAGGGACGTCTAAGATACAAGTACTTTCAAGAGTTACAAGATAGAATAATAAAGAAATCTAGTAAGATCATAAAAGCTCAATACGAAGTATACATGTCATCttgagtcttcttcttcttcatcttaacCCTTTCAAGTTTCTCAATGATACTCTTCCATGCATTTGCTTCAGGAGAAAGTGCTTCTTCTTGCttccttttattttctctttcataCCTAGAAATAGTAGCATCCTTTTCCACAAACCATCCATCTTGGAGGAAAAGTATGTCATCCTTCTCTTTCATTTGCTCATCATAAAGTTCTTCCATCATTACTTTCTCACATTCTGATTATTCAAAATTCTTTTTCCAATGGTCTCttgatttcttcatcttctttagaGATTCTTGGAGATCTTCTATTGTTGGAGGAGAAACAACAGGTGCAACAGGCTTCTCCATGGGAGGTGGGGGAATTTCAGGAAGATAAGGCATCCTAAGTTCAACAACTATTGAGTTAATCCATTCTTCATAAGATTCAGGTGAGAGATCCCCTTTGGTCTTCCAATCCTTGATTTCCTTTCTATGACTTGGATGCCAAGCATTAGCAGTCCTTTCTCTAAACTCTTTGTTCTCAACCTTTTCTTTAAGGAAGAAACCATCCAACAAGATATTCCTTGGCCTTTTGTCCATAGGAAACCCAAATTGACGGCGAGCTAACACGGGTCTAGAATTGATTCCTCCTTTTGTACCAAGAAGGGGCACATTAGGAAAATCACCGCAGCTATCCAAGGTCTTCATCCTACAAAAGTAACTGTTGGTGCAAACAATGTCAGTGTTGGTGAGAGTCATGATCTTTAGTGACCATATTTGCCCTTCTTTGAGATCCCAAAAGTCATTGGTGTTTGGTAGATGAGAGATGTGCCACTTGTATAGCAAAGGAGTGCAACTAGTAATCATTCCCTTTCCATAGGACTTCCTCAAATGGATGGAGTAGTAAGTTTCTCCTAGCAAGGTAGGAACACGATTTCCCTTCATAAAGATCTTGATggcattcatatcaacaaagttgtcaatATTTGGGAACAAGAATAATCCATAAACCAATAGGGCAAAGACAGCTTCAAAGTCatcttcctttctttcttgtgACAAGGAGAGAGCTTTCTCTATCAAAAACTAAGCAGGTAGTCCAGGTAAAATAACTGGCGAGTgatcttaattaaataaaaaaagccAACATGGCTTAAATAAGGCTGCCAAAATAGGCTTAATATTGTGCATTACAAAACGAAGCTCAAAGTTAACATGATAACAAAATATTGTAAATTTATTACAAACACCACTAGATATTGAAGTCAGCAGGAAGAGAAGCCTTCATCTGAGTATACTGCGAAGCAGACACGGCCAAGCTAAACTCGACCACAGTCAGTTGTCTCTTTAACTCTTCGATTTCGGTCTCCAATTGTTAGGCCTTCTCGATATGTTGAACTCCATCTTGGATATCTTTATTCGGTTCTTGACGATCGAGTTTACAAATCTCATCCTGAGGATCTTTTGCAACCTATATCTGCCTCTACAGTTCCAAAATTTGCTGCTCCCAGGCAAAAAAGTTCCGCTCACAAGTCTGGTACCCATCTTCGAACTTCGAATGCTGGCTATCCAAATCTTCAACATTGGCACTAGAAGCTTCAGCGGCATTCCACTTTGTAGTTTAATCCCCCACTTTAGCATTGATCTTGTTTGAAATTTCTTGCTTTCGAAAATGATCTGCTTGGAAGTGGTCAATTATAATCCCAGTTCGATCACCACTTTGGACACTTTGCTAGAGACGCTAAGAATGTCAACCTTCTTCATCAATTCTTTGAGGCCTATACAGGCATTAGCATTATTATTCATGGCCTGGATTAAGTCAATGTCAAAAAAAATTCTCCTTAATCTGGCAAAGAAGACTGATACCAGACTTCTCAGAAGTTTTATCTCCAGAAGTGGTCGAAGAAGCAGCAGCCTTTTCGGACGAACTAGATCTAGCGCTCATCATCGCCTTCAGATATTCCGCAGGGTTAGTAGCTTTTAGTTCAGCTAGTTCAGTCTGAGAAAGACTTTGAGTGACGTTTGAAAAAGCCTTCAGATTCGTGATTGTCCCAAAGGTTTGTCTTGTGTTTTCCTTCTCTCCAGTTTGCTTGTTGCGAACATTTTCTTGGGATTCAGGCTCCTTCGTTTTATCTTCTTTTT
This genomic interval from Vicia villosa cultivar HV-30 ecotype Madison, WI unplaced genomic scaffold, Vvil1.0 ctg.000014F_1_1_2_unsc, whole genome shotgun sequence contains the following:
- the LOC131621915 gene encoding uncharacterized protein LOC131621915 gives rise to the protein MSLFIPTVFLFCLTLPPVPTLTIVAELAAELPPITGCEDIFRITNQIRVNKGETKQREIPPQGHENLMEEDLHLSKEDESDEQPDTDEKEDKTKEPESQENVRNKQTGEKENTRQTFGTITNLKAFSNVTQSLSQTELAELKATNPAEYLKAMMSARSSSSEKAAASSTTSGDKTSEKSEKALSLSQERKEDDFEAVFALLVYGLFLFPNIDNFVDMNAIKIFMKGNRVPTLLGETYYSIHLRKSYGKGMITSCTPLLYKWHISHLPNTNDFWDLKEGQIWSLKIMTLTNTDIVCTNSYFCRMKTLDSCGDFPNVPLLGTKGGINSRPVLARRQFGFPMDKRPRNILLDGFFLKEKVENKEFRERTANAWHPSHRKEIKDWKTKGDLSPESYEEWINSIVVELRMPYLPEIPPPPMEKPVAPVVSPPTIEDLQESLKKMKKSRDHWKKNFE